Genomic segment of Streptomyces longhuiensis:
GTACCTGCGCCGGTTCGACCCCTCCGTTCTGTCCGGCGTGTTCGACCGCACCGACCTCACGCCCCGCGAACGGCTCCTCGCCGCCTTCGACATCCCCCCCACCACCCCCCTGTGCCCCTACATCGCCGCCGCCGTCGAACTCCACGACCCCCAGCACCCCGCATCCCAGTACGCACGCGACTACAAGGAAGCCGTCGCCGCGCGGCTCGCCGACACCGCCCGCGAAGCCGGCGCCGCCGACCCTGAACAGCTCGGCGAGCAGCTCGCGTTGCTCATCGACGGCGCCGCGGCCCGCACCCGGGTCCTCAACGCCGACGCCTTCCCCACCGCTGCCGCCATCGCCGCCGTCCTCATCGACAATGCCATCCCCGCCACAGACATCGATGACCGGCGACGGGAGGAAGTGTCGAGTTAACGTGGCACATCGCGGCCGGGCTGGACGCGCTGCCGGTCACGCGGCTGCACCGGCTGGAGCAACGGTTCGCTCGTCACCTCGGATCGCGGCAGGCCCGCCGACACGCAGAATCCTCTCCCGGGTACGGAAGTCATGAAGAGAGCGCTGCCGACGTTGCGCACGTCCGCGCCAGCCAGACTGCCAAAACCCCGTAGCGGGCTGATCACCGGTGAGCGGTCTCTCCCCACTGCGGCTGGATGGTCGGGGTGGAGTCGTGGGTACCAGGACTGGACACGGGGCGTGGGCTGGTTTCGTGTGGGCTGCGTTCACTGGCGTCTGGGCGCGCGGGCAGGCTGTCAGGGGTGTCGGGCCTGTGGGCGGCAGCGTTGAGCAGAGTGCGGACGTGGGCGGCGAAGTCGGGGCCTGGCATGGGGAGGAGCATGTCGGGCTCGCGGAGGTAACCGACCCGACGGCGGTGGGGATGCAGTCCATAAGTTCGGTGACAGCTGCAGATCGTGGCCGGGCGGTGGGCCTGCCAAGGCGGCGCAGCACGCGCAGGATGGTTGCAGTGGAGGTGGTGACCTGGTGGGTTGCCGGGTGCCATTCGGAATCAGTCTCCGGGTTGGATGGTTCCACCGCAGTTTCCGGCCAAGGCGCAGCACCCCGCCGGCCGCAGCTCACGCGCCGCCGTCGTGCGCGAGTTCATCCGCTGGTACATTCGGCGCTCCGGGGCGAAGTTGCCCGAACGGCCGTCGGCCGGACTCTGGTTGGAAGCGAAGAAGGGGGCGAGCACGTGAGTATCTGGGCGAGCGTTCCAGGACCTGACATCCTCGCCCTGAACGGCACCGACGACGCGGCCAATTATCACGCCGAGGGCGAGCCCACGATCAACATCGACGTGGCCACGAATGGCCTCCATGACCATATTCGGCTCGCCTTGTTCTTCGGCTGCCCCGAGGTGGATGCGCTGCTCTCGCCAGCCGCCGCACGTATGCTGCGCGATCGGCTGACTGCGGTACTTGGCGACGAGCCCACTGCATGACGACGGCCCCGCCCGGACGTCGAGTGTTGCAACGTTCACTAGAACCCGAGAACTCCAGGCGGGGGCCGTACTGTTCACGCTGGCGCTAATCGCCGAGCACCTCACTCCGCGCCGCGTCAGCCGTCGCTGTCGCCACGACTTACCAGGAACGACACGTTGAGCACGCATCCGTGGACCTCCGGTCCCGAGGCCACGGCACACGCCTTGGACGTGAGTTCGCGCAGCTGCCGGCCGGCTGCGGCGGCCCTGTTTTCCAGAGCACTTGCGACGGCTTCGCCCAATCGGACGTCGGCTTCGTAGCCGGGCCTGTGGCGCGCCTCATCTCGCAGGCGGCGGACGTTCTTGTCCTCCGCAAGGGGGCTTCGCAGCGCATTCTGAGCCGAGAAGGCCTTGACGTTGACCTCGACCCCGTCCGCGAGATGCCCAAGTACAGCCGGGTGGTCCGCCTCGCAGGCTGCCAACTGAGCGCGTACCGCC
This window contains:
- a CDS encoding GvpL/GvpF family gas vesicle protein, which codes for MVAPDEEAVRAQLAACEADHPAVLGHLADGVEVNVKAFSAQNALRSPLAEDKNVRRLRDEARHRPGYEADVRLGEAVASALENRAAAAGRQLRELTSKACAVASGPEVHGCVLNVSFLVSRGDSDG
- a CDS encoding TetR/AcrR family transcriptional regulator, whose protein sequence is MTELEKGPTGRRRGRGARERILSASQQLFREQGINRTGMDQLCAAAEVSKRTAYQHFGGKDELVAEYLRRFDPSVLSGVFDRTDLTPRERLLAAFDIPPTTPLCPYIAAAVELHDPQHPASQYARDYKEAVAARLADTAREAGAADPEQLGEQLALLIDGAAARTRVLNADAFPTAAAIAAVLIDNAIPATDIDDRRREEVSS